A genomic region of Solanum dulcamara chromosome 2, daSolDulc1.2, whole genome shotgun sequence contains the following coding sequences:
- the LOC129870996 gene encoding uncharacterized protein LOC129870996 → MSGYAKFMKDLVTKMRTVSFEPANNLHHYSTIATHFLVQKREDPGAFTIPCTIGVFNLAKALCDMGARINLMPLMIFRKLGLGVPKSMSIQLLMVVHTAKKPVGIIYDVLVKIESFIFPDDFMILDCEVDFDVPIILGRQFLAIRHALVDMETGKLKF, encoded by the coding sequence ATGTCGGGTTATGCCAAGTTTATGAAGGATCTTGTCACAAAGATGAGAACGGTAAGCTTTGAACCGGCTAACAATTTGCATCATTATAGTACAATTGCCACTCACTTCCTTGTGCAAAAGAGAGAAGACCCAGGTGCATTCACTATACCTTGTACCATTGGGGTATTTAATTTAGCAAAAGCGTTGTGCGACATGGGTGCTAGAATTAACTTGATGCCACTCATGATATTCCGAAAATTAGGCTTGGGAGTCCCCAAATCAATGTCAATACAGCTCTTGATGGTAGTTCATACTGCGAAGAAGCCCGTGGGCATTATTTATGATGTCCTAGTGAAGATTGAATCATTTATATTCCCTGATGACTTCATGATTCTTGACTGCGAAGTAGACTTTGATGTTCCTATCATTCTGGGTAGACAATTCTTGGCAATAAGACATGCTTTGGTAGATATGGAAACTGGCAAACTAAAATTTTGA